The region GCTCCGATTATCGAAGCAAAGGGCAATCAAATCAAAGTGAATATCTGCGGGACTCACACCGATTTTATCACTTATTTAAGCGTTTCTAACGCTTTTAAATCCTGCTTCACACCGCCCCAAGTCGGTGAAAATGCTCTTATCTTTCATTTCAAAGAATCGGATTTATTTCTTTGTATGGGGTCAATCCCCAAACCCAATCCTGATTTATCTCAAGATAAAGAAATTATCACCTATGCCGATGGCACAACCCTGAGTTATGACACGCAATCCCATACCTTAGAAATTCAATCAGAAGCCAACATTACGATTCATTGCAAACAAGCAAACATTCAAAGCGATGAGGTCTCTATTGAGTGTAAGAGTGCCGACATTAAGGCAGACAGCATCAATCTAGGCGATAGGGGCGGAGGCGGGGTCATTACCACACAAAGCATTTGCCCTTTTACGGGCGCCCCCCATCAACAAGGATCCACTAAAGTAAAGGCGACATTATGAAAACAATCCAAACTCCAAATTACAAACTCTCCATTAATGAGAATTTAAATCGAATCTTTAAAACTAAAAAATATTCAATCCCACTTAATCCTAACTTTGGACTTAGCTACGACTGGATAGACAAGCCCCTGACCCCCGAAACAAGACTGGCGATTACTGAAGAAGTTCAAGAGCAAATTAGACTCTATGAACCCAGACTTAATATTCAAGATATTGCTGTGAGCTTTGAAGAGAATAAACTCATACTTACAATCAATTCAGACTATAAGGTCGCCATATGATAGTTAGCACCAAGGAGCTTAGCGATTATATCGGAATCACTACCCGCCATATCTACTCTTTAGAGAAAATTCAAGTCTTTAAAAAAGAAGATAAAGACTCTTGGGATTTGGCTTCAAACTTTCAAAGCTATA is a window of Helicobacter sp. 12S02232-10 DNA encoding:
- a CDS encoding phage baseplate assembly protein V encodes the protein MFGEISIYIAPIIEAKGNQIKVNICGTHTDFITYLSVSNAFKSCFTPPQVGENALIFHFKESDLFLCMGSIPKPNPDLSQDKEIITYADGTTLSYDTQSHTLEIQSEANITIHCKQANIQSDEVSIECKSADIKADSINLGDRGGGGVITTQSICPFTGAPHQQGSTKVKATL
- a CDS encoding GPW/gp25 family protein, encoding MKTIQTPNYKLSINENLNRIFKTKKYSIPLNPNFGLSYDWIDKPLTPETRLAITEEVQEQIRLYEPRLNIQDIAVSFEENKLILTINSDYKVAI